A stretch of the Tachysurus fulvidraco isolate hzauxx_2018 chromosome 18, HZAU_PFXX_2.0, whole genome shotgun sequence genome encodes the following:
- the LOC125138459 gene encoding synaptogyrin-3-like: MMMVMMMMNGTGSYGAGRTGEEFDPITFAKRPQTILRFLSWVFSMVVFCSIVNEGYVNMGSERLHCMFNKNEDACNYGIIIGVLAFLASLCFLALDVYFPQISSVKDRKRAVLLEIGFSGLWAFLWFVGFCFLANQWSRTSPNELPLEQASDAARAAIAFSFFSILTWAALTMLAVQKFLLGTDMTLFTSAEAPKQQYPSNDAIHQTTIDKSPTLIETVETRPPGYQIPPAF, from the exons atgatgatggtgatgatgatgatgaacggGACGGGTTCGTACGGAGCGGGCAGAACCGGGGAGGAATTCGACCCCATCACCTTCGCCAAGAGACCGCAGACCATCTTACGGTTCCTGTCCTGG GTTTTCTCCATGGTGGTATTTTGCTCCATTGTAAACGAAGGCTACGTGAACATGGGCAGCGAGCGCCTgcactgtatgttcaacaaaaACGAAGACGCCTGCAATTACGGCATCATCATCGGTGTGTTGGCGTTTTTAGCGAGCCTGTGCTTCCTGGCCCTGGACGTCTACTTCCCTCAGATCAGCAGCGTTAAGGACCGGAAGAGAGCCGTGCTACTGGAGATTGGCTTCTCAG GACTTTGGGCGTTTCTGTGGTTTGTTGGATTTTGCTTTCTGGCCAATCAGTGGAGTCGCACTTCACCTAACGAACTGCCACTGGAGCAGGCGTCAGACGCAGCACGAGCCGCCATcgccttctccttcttctccattCTCACCTGg GCGGCGCTGACGATGTTGGCAGTGCAGAAATTTCTGCTCGGAACCGACATGACTCTCTTCACCTCCGCCGAAGCCCCCAAACAGCAGTATCCTTCCAACGACGCAATCCATCAGACCACCATCGACAAGAGCCCAACGCTGATCGAGACGGTGGAGACACGCCCACCCGGATACCAGATCCCACCCGCTTTTTAA